Below is a genomic region from Bacteroidota bacterium.
GGGCTGTACTTTGTATGTGAGTTTAGAACCTTGTGTAATGTGTGCCGGTGCTTTGTTTTGGTCGCAGATAGATAAATTGGTTTTTGGAGCTTTCGATGAAAAACGAGGTTTTTTAAGTCTTAAAAAATGTATTCTTCAACCGAAGACACAGATTGTTTCGGGCATATTACATAACGAATGTTCCGATTTAATTAAATCATTTTTTAATAAAAAGAGAGGATAAAATATTGTTTTTTATAAAAATATTTATTTTTGTTCGATTAATAAATATGAAATATTGAATTTAAACTTAAAATTTTGTCAAAATGGAATACACAGTTGTAGAAAAAAAATTTTTAAAAAAATTGATCGAGTCAGTAAATGATTTAGTTAAAGAAGGTTGGAAAATTCAGGGCAGCATAAATTGTACATGGGTAAATTCTAAAGAGTATAAAATTTATACACAGGCTTTGGTCAAGGAATAATTATACCAAATCGAGAGCATTTATAGATATTAACTTGCATCGACTTTCAATAAAGCTGAAGCATATTTGTTTCAAAATTTCTTGTTGTTAAATCATTCTTATTTTAAAATAAGACATTTTTTGCAAAGAAAAATAGAAATTAGCTTGCTGTTTTCACATAGATTTTTACTTATTTTGCAAATTATTATTTATTAAAAAAACAAACTATAATGAGAAAACTTTTTATTGCGATTGTTGCTGTTGCTTTTTTAGTTTCATGCGGAAATACCGAAACTAAAAAGGAAGAAAAATCTGAACTTACAGCTGAAAAAAAAGAATTGGAATGTGAAAAAATTTATTCACCCGATTCCTTCCTTGAAAATGCCGAAACCCTTGTTGCAAACGATATTCGTATCGAAGGTAGTGTTAGTCATGTGTGCGAACATGGTGGTGAGAGAATGTTTCTTGCATGTGAAGAAAGTGAAGACAGAGTGAAAATCCTTGTTGGCGAAGGAATGCAAACCTTTAATACCGATATGGAAGGCAACGATGTATATATTAAAGGTGTTGTTGAAGAACTCAGAATTGACGAAGAATATCTTCAGGAATGGCAAGTAGAAATTGATATAGAACTTGCAGAACAAGATCATGCCGAAGGAGAAGAACACGATCATGCCGAAGGAGAAGAACATGCTGAAGGCGAGGAACATGAACATAGTGAAGGTCTTGGTGAAGCTGCTGATCAGGGAAGCCATACCGATCCTTATCAACAAATTGAGGATTTTAGAAAAATGATTGCAGAAAGTGGAAAAGATCATATCTCTTTTTATTCGATTGTTGCACACGAACTAAAAATAAAAGAATAATTTTTAGTTAATATTAATACTTTACAACTTTCAAATATTGTAGAAAAATTTAATTCATTTCTGCAGCTTAAAGATGTAAATTTGATTTTAGGGTTCGTAAATAAATAAACTATCCATTTTTACTTGCTCTTTTGTTCATTTTCTTCCTTGTAAAAGCATTAAATAAACTGTGGCTATTCGCAACTTTTACACCTTGAAAATAAACAAAATATCTTCGTACATTTTGAATACTTTATTTATTTACAAACCTTAGCAAACAATCCCAGGAATGCAAAATAAAAATTAAAAAAGGTCAAGAAAACTTGACCTTTTTTAATAGAAAAAAATGGGAACAAAAAAGAAACAGACTATGAAAATTAAATGGAGAAAATGGAATAGAATAATTCATCGGGATTTAGGATATTTTTTCTTCGGGATGACAATAATTTATGCAGTTTCAGGAATTGCAATAAATCATATCGACGATTGGAATCCTAACTTTAGTGTCGAATATCAACAAATTGCAGTTGATTTACCTCAGGAAAAATCGCAAATTACCGAAGAAGCTGTTCTAAATATGCTGGAAATTTTTGGCGAAAAAGAAAACTATAAAAAGCATTTTTTTCCTAATAGTAGCAGAATGAAAATTTTCCTGAAAGGAGGAAATATTGATATTGATCTTAGTTCGGGAAGTGGACTAATTGAAAAAAAGGACAAACGACAATTTTTGCATCAGGTAAACTATCTACATTATAATCCTATAAATTGGTGGACAATTTTTTCGGATATGTATGTAATCGGACTTTTTTTGTTAGCAGTAAGTGGTTTATTTATTATCAGAGGAAAAAAAGGAATCACCGGCAGAGGAGCATGGCTCACAGCAATTGGAATCGGAATTCCAATTATTTATTTGATAATTTTTTATTAGCGAATTCAAGCCATATAAATGCCGAATTATCGAAAAACTTATACATTAATTTGGAGGATACAATAATGTATCCGATGCCAGCATTTTTATTTGGTAGCCTTCGCCTGGGTTCATATTTCCAATATTATTTATACCATACAAAGGCCAATAAACCAAACCAACACCACTTTTTGCCATAATAATATTTTGCGAGATTCCTGTAAGTATAGTGTCTATTGCTCCGCTGTTTTGGCGAAGGTAGCCCAGAATATTCCAGCCAGCCAGCAAATTTACCGGTGTTGTTTCGGGGACAACAGGAATGCCGGCAACTTCAAGTATTTTGAAAGTATCCATTTTTACCTGATAGCCTTCGCCAATCGATAAATCTCCAATATTGTTTATATTGTATAGCGGCCAATAAACCAGGCCTGCTTCATCTTTCATTATTATAAGATTGGTATCAATTTCGGAAAAAACAGAATCAAAGTTTGGAAAATCGGCATCAATATATGTTGAAATTATTGACCAACCTTCCAATAAGTCTATAAATTGTTTTGTGGGTTCTGGAAAACTTATATCTATTTTACAAAAAATGAAATCCAAATCCCAATATACTGGAGGTGAATCAATTAAAAAAGTATCCATTCCAAAAGTAAATTCTGAATAAAATACTTCATCGGAAATGTATATTCCGGTTGCATTCATTTTTAGATGAGGCCATAGAAAATATGTACTATCTTTTAGTATAGGAATATCAACAAATTTTACTTGGCCGGAAGAATCTAAAATAAATATAACATAACTAGGATTATCTAATTGAAATGTGTCTTGACCAATTATGTAGGAGGAGGAAAATGGTGTAAAAGCAGGTTTAATTGCTATATGCAAATCATTTTGACTACTTAGAAAAATTTGGTGTGCATTATAGGTATGTAAACCTTGAGTTGAAAAAGCCCAGATTGGATTCATTAAACTATCGAAACGAGCGACTACTAATTCATTTGAATTTTGCGAAGAATTGTTATATAATGTATCACTACCTATAACTATCATAGAATCATAAAAATAGCTAGTACCATAAATATCTCCATTGGTTGCAAAACAACTATTCGCAATTAAACTTCCTCCCAGACAAATTGTATCTATAAGAAGCAAATTGAAATTTTGATCATATTTTAAAAAAATTGGGGTAACATTACTCCCAGAATTACTAAACAAAGTTAAACCATTAAATGTACAAGATGGCGATAATGAAAATGCACTAATAAATATATTATTCTCTACAAATTGGATATTTGAAACACTTTCAGTATTTATTCCCTGTATGGTTTTTGACGATAATAAATTCCCAATTGTATCAAGTTTTAATATATAACCATCATAATCGCCTGGATTTGACATAATTGTAGTATTATTCATTGAGATTGTACCTGCATACCTCCCAAATATATAAATATTTCCTGCTTGATCTGAAGTTATTTCATACTGATAAGTTGTTTGAGTTATGCCAATATCTGTAATAAATTGTTCATTGCCATATTGATCATATTTAGCCAAAACTACACCATCAGAGTATTGGGGATAAAACCAACTCCCATTCCAAACAAAGCCACCACCGGCATTATGTGCTAATATATATATATTACCATAATTATCTATATACATTCTAGGCCACGAAAAATAACTTAATAGGTGCTTTTTCGCCCAAAGAGCATGTCCATCTGGCGATAATTTTAATAAATATCGACCACCTATTGTTAATGCAACAGTGTCAATATAATAAAATAGGGTTGTATCACTACCGTATTCCATGAGATAATAAGTATTACCAAATTCATCAACATCTGTTTCATAGATTGTATTTGAATAATACTCGGAGGCTTGGTCATCAGAATATAAAAGCCAGTCGTAGTTGAAATTTTGAGAATAAGAGGAAACTGAAATGACAGATAATAGAATAAAAAGAAAAAAGTTTTTTTTCATGATTTTTGTTTTAGTCATCCGATGATTTGATAATTATTTAATATTGTTCATTTTCTTTGTTAGCACATAGTTAGTTGTAATTAAATTATAAAATTAAGCATTTTGTATTAAATGAACTCTTCTTTGAATTTAGTTTATACAAATTTATTTGCCCCAATTCAAAAAGCTTATTACTCTTTGGAAAGTTGCAAAAGAAAAGAGTCCCTGCAATCTTTCCTGAGAAAGCAGGGATCTCATTAAAGCAAACAAAATTTTGAAAGGATTCCTGCATTCGCAGGAATGTCAAACTTCTTGTAATTAATAATTCACAATTATAATACTCCTTAGAATAGGATTGGAAGTTGATTTATTAAAAAAACAAAATCAGGAGAAGTCGGGTAGTGAATTGTCAAAATTCGTAGTAAATTTGCAAATTATTTTAAAATTTTAATTATGGGAATAGTATTAAGCGGAATCAGGCCTACGGGCAACTTACATATAGGCAATTATTTTGGAGCAATGCAGAATTTCTTGAAAATGCAGGAAGAGAACGACTGCTATTTTTTCATTGCCGACTATCATTCTCTAACAACGCATCCAACCCCGGGCGACCTTCATAATAGTGTAAGACAAGTATTTGCAGAATATCTTGCCTGTGGTTTAGATCCGGAGAAAGCAACAATCTATATTCAGAGCGATTTGCCCGAAACCGCCGAATTGTATCTTTTGCTCAATATGAATAGTTATATTGGCGAATTGGAAAGGACAACTTCTTTCAAAGATAAAGTGCGACAACAGCCAGAAAACGTAAATGCAGGTCTGCTTACATATCCGGTTTTGATGACTGCCGATATTTTAATTCATAATGCCGAGAAAGTTCCTGTTGGAAAAGATCAGGAACAAAATCTCGAAATGGCTCGTAAATTTGCCAAACGCTTCAATCATATCTATAAAGTAAATTATTTTAACGAACCTCAGGCATATAACTTTGGCAATGAATTGATTAAGATTCCCGGACTCGACGGTAGCGGAAAAATGGGCAAATCGGAAGGGAACGGAATTTTCCTTATCGACGATGAAAAAACAATTAAGAAAAAAGTGATGCGAGCCGTAACAGATAGCGGTCCTACTGAAATGAACCAGAAAATTTCTGAGCCCGTTCAAAATTTGTTTACAATTATGGATATTGTTTCTGCGAAAGATACCGTGCAGTTTTTTAAAGAAAAATATGCAAGCTGTGAGATACGCTATGGCGAT
It encodes:
- a CDS encoding DUF1737 domain-containing protein, yielding MEYTVVEKKFLKKLIESVNDLVKEGWKIQGSINCTWVNSKEYKIYTQALVKE
- a CDS encoding nucleoside deaminase codes for the protein MFSDEYFMKIAYQEALIAYEKDEVPVGAVCVCQNQVIARAHNLVESLQDVTAHAEMLAITSASNFIGGKYLSGCTLYVSLEPCVMCAGALFWSQIDKLVFGAFDEKRGFLSLKKCILQPKTQIVSGILHNECSDLIKSFFNKKRG
- the trpS gene encoding tryptophan--tRNA ligase; amino-acid sequence: MGIVLSGIRPTGNLHIGNYFGAMQNFLKMQEENDCYFFIADYHSLTTHPTPGDLHNSVRQVFAEYLACGLDPEKATIYIQSDLPETAELYLLLNMNSYIGELERTTSFKDKVRQQPENVNAGLLTYPVLMTADILIHNAEKVPVGKDQEQNLEMARKFAKRFNHIYKVNYFNEPQAYNFGNELIKIPGLDGSGKMGKSEGNGIFLIDDEKTIKKKVMRAVTDSGPTEMNQKISEPVQNLFTIMDIVSAKDTVQFFKEKYASCEIRYGDLKKQLAEDLNKFISPIREKINDIYSDEKYLHEVAKLGQEKAQLSSKKTVQEVREIIGFKTF